One Dreissena polymorpha isolate Duluth1 chromosome 9, UMN_Dpol_1.0, whole genome shotgun sequence genomic window carries:
- the LOC127843934 gene encoding uncharacterized protein LOC127843934, whose protein sequence is MVVVKNFKETSGEGMSLYTLFATCCIVGIVISGPAQDISSLRILGCSCSTCNVEQIGYAIHGIIRATFNGGEVRCSEEPIVGFGRIVVGWNLACDLPNTSGQFEISYVGAAHQLCGISFDRVSLSNCSVLGVPCSSIG, encoded by the exons ATGGTCGTAGTGAAGAATTTCAAAGAAACG TCAGGTGAAGGTATGTCTCTTTACACACTCTTCGCCACGTGCTGCATTGTCGGGATTGTTATATCAGGACCGGCACAAGACATTAGTTCGCTACGAATCCTAGGTTGCTCGTGTAGCACGTGTAACGTCGAGCAGATCGGTTACGCCATCCATGGAATCATAAGAGCAACCTTTAATGGTGGAGAG GTCCGATGCTCTGAAGAGCCAATTGTAGGTTTCGGTAGGATAGTTGTTGGCTGGAATCTGGCATGTGACCTACCAAACACTTCCGGTCAGTTTGAAATCAGTTATGTAGGCGCCGCTCACCAGCTCTGTGGAATCAGCTTTGACCGTGTGTCCCTCTCGAACTGCTCTGTTCTTGGTGTGCCATGCAGTTCGATTGGGTAG
- the LOC127843937 gene encoding zygote arrest protein 1-like isoform X1 encodes MYGFFECSKCKAKWESAKVYSKNKAKTLYYGQECKSCKIMCQPYRVEETMCSLCGEVARTCGCDKTRHTDPNKPHRSDLCEKCRSGNRCQ; translated from the exons ATGTACGGATTCTTTGAGTGCTCGAAATGCAAGGCTAAATGGGAAAGTGCTAAGGTTTACTCTAAGAATAAGGCCAAAACTCTG TACTATGGCCAAGAATGCAAGTCCTGCAAGATCATGTGCCAGCCCTACAGGGTGGAGGAGACTATGTGCTCATTGTGCGGTGAAGTTGCCAGAACATGCGGATGTGACAAGACCCGCCACACCGACCCGAACAAACCCCATCGCAGCGATCTCTGCGAAAAATGCCGATCTGGGAACCGATGCCAGTAA